A genomic stretch from Anabrus simplex isolate iqAnaSimp1 chromosome 2, ASM4041472v1, whole genome shotgun sequence includes:
- the LOC137498404 gene encoding myb/SANT-like DNA-binding domain-containing protein 3, translating into MENKVMKRPRNPNFSPHENFVLLDLAEKYKAVIENKKTDGVTLKEKDKTWLRISQEFSCVPGTTPRSHTNLKGVYENLKRRAIRASADEKVEMYKTGGGPSVPSKVQDIDKRVLGIIEESSVCIPSTHDSDAGYAENKEPDDSLKRHPSTSNPLDTLRDIANGDFGVDNGGGDDDDDDDDDDEGDNLGQCSHDYGQTPLHTPTRPSSGIGLKHQSRKTHGGTKKRKLTATESISSAAEVQQEALLLDMALKKEKHKEELEIFKLKKGIIKRKNCLLERKNAEPL; encoded by the exons atggaaaataaagtAATGAAACGCCCTAGAAATCCTAATTTCAGTCCTCACGAAAATTTCGTCCTGTTGGATTTGGCTGAAAAATATAAGGCAgtcattgaaaataaaaagacGGATGGCGTGACGTTAAAAGAAAAGGATAAAACTTGGTTAAGGATCAGTCAAGAATTTAGTTGTGTGCCAG GTACCACACCTAGGTCACATACTAACTTAAAAGGTGTGTATGAAAACCTTAAAAGAAGGGCTATAAGAGCCTCTGCCGATGAAAAGGTAGAAATGTACAAGACAGGGGGTGGACCTAGCGTACCGTCGAAAGTGCAGGATATTGACAAAAGGGTGCTTGGGATTATTGAGGAAAGCAGTGTGTGTATTCCAAGCACCCATGACTCGGATGCGGGTTATGCAGAAAACAAAG AACCTGATGACAGTCTGAAAAGACATCCCAGTACTTCCAACCCTCTGGACACACTACGAGATATTGCTAAT GGGGACTTTGGTGTtgacaatggtggtggtgatgatgatgatgatgatgatgatgatgatgagggtgaCAACTTAGGCCAGTGTTCTCATGATTATGGGCAAACTCCACTACATACACCAACAAGACCTTCAAGTGGTATAGGCCTAAAG CACCAATCGAGGAAGACACACGGAGGTACAAAAAAGAGGAAGCTGACAGCAACGGAGTCCATATCAAGTGCTGCAGAAGTGCAGCAAGAGGCACTTCTGTTGGACATGGCGCTGAAGAAAGAAAAACATAAGGAGGAAttagaaatttttaaattaaaaaaaggaattattaaaagaaaaaattgccTACTGGAAAGGAAAAATGCTGAACCATtgtaa